ataacTGCACTGGGGAAGGTACAGACAAGGACAACTCGTTcacaaacttttcttatgttcttatgttcttatttatttcatgGTAATAATACTGGACTTGGCTTTCGGCccagataaaatgagatagtagtggtggggaccaaccaagacgtagctttgctgtcatatatgagccttcagtgcttttcctccgccaggtaatgtggatttcctattgggctggtgttgatggctgaagtgtagtgctAGCTCCAGGGATTAACCTATTTGCGTCCTCCTtggagcatcagcacacacaacagtggcaatgctgtctccagggatcaaGTGCAGCCTCCTTAGCGCCTCATGGGCAGATTGTTGCAGGGAGGCAGGTTgacggttacactctggtgtgcaGGATGTACTTATTAATTAGACATGTTTTCGAAGGACTCTGGCCACATTGAGGTTGTAAAGTTGCAAATGTCAAATGACAGAAAGTGAAAATGATtcacaaagtgaatctaaacaactaAATCGAGTCCTGCTGTCTGAGCGGGCAGAGTGCTGGTTTGATAGCAGGGAGTGGGAGTGGAGGAGCAGTTTAAACTGCAGTGATCGGATGGTTCTGTTTTTCTCATTCGCTCTACAGCAGATTGAGGAGATTGAGGAGACTGAAGAGACTGTGCAGGAGGAGACGGATGCTGACCCCGAACCCCCCAAACCATCCCCCCCGAAGCAGGCAAATCCCGTCCCGACTACCAAGGCTGTCCCTCATGCTAAGGTAAAACAGAAACTATAGCACAATACAAGACTCTGCTGCATAACTTATAGAGCACCCTGGCACATCTTTGTACTGGGAAAAGTGTTCATGAAATAGTACTACCGGgacaattaaacaattttacTGGTTCTAACCGGGACAAAAAATTCAAGCTGGGAACCAGGCCAATCCCAGCTTTCCCAGGATGTCTCCCTATACACGGCTGAGGCAACCATGGAAATAATtctacaatttgttttttttattttactgtctttctttaaaatctgtttttttgagAAAAATGGTAAATTAGACTAATGCTTGGAGGTAGTGTGTGATACAAGAATGTAATGCCCGCCAGGTAATGCCCAACTGCCTAAGTATCCCACCCTGAGGATTCATTTCTAATGTTCAGACACTACCccatgcattgttttttataatctctgcTGAGAAGCGAGCGACAGCAGCTATGTGAGGATTggttggaattcctttcagtttgacaggaGCTCACACTGGGGTCGCTCTGTTGCTCGTGTTAATGAGCGCGGGTTTCCCGTAATAAATAAGTGAGTATTTCTTACcagcaagcatttcattttttttacaatatttcctgtctatctgtctgtttttctttctccttaTCTACAAACCCTACTATCTGTCTGTCAATACTGTATCTAAATCTATTAGTCCTGATTTAAGTTGACAGCACTATACCCTGGTAACTGTCGAGACAAGATATCGGAGTATCTCTATAATATATCAGCAGTATGTTTTTTACCTGTGTGTGTTGTATTCTTTATCACATGCAGTTATATTACCTGAACCTAGCTTGTGATGTGGAATCTCTAATAAAACTTTcccagggggctcccgagtggcacatccagtaaatgCACTCTGCGTGgaccctatagcctggaaattgcaggtttgaatccaggttGTGTCATTGCTGACCacgaccgggggttcctaggagggggcggcgcacaattgacTGAGAGCTGCTTGGGTAtggagggattaggtcggcagggaatCCATGGTTCATCACGCACCAGCAACCCATGTGGCTGATAGTgcgcctgcggttctgcagtgaagccattcagatctgtgttgtcctccggtactataggtctggtggcctcgctgtggatccgcagttcGTGAattgatggattggcaggagcacgtttcggaggacgcgcgctccagcctccatttcccaagttggggggggggggtttcagcGATTAAccgggataaaaaataataattgggcattccaaattggagagaaaactggggtaaaatccattggcgacgactaaatttataataaataaacaaatcaaactttcccttagtaaaagcacagtgaaagcatggtaaagcataaataAGTAAAGCTCAAAGAGGTATAGTATTATTAACAAGGCAAAACAtgttaaactatgataaatgcagagtacaaaaaaaatgggaaaagcatgggggaaaaatactgtgcaaaaatgcCAGAGTTAACTTTTCTATGGGGTATTTTATTCTAAAGTCCTTCCTAAGGGCTGCAGTAATTGTGTTCTGTTTCTCTGCAGCCGAAGTCAAAGATTTCAGCATCCCGCAAGCTTTCTCTTAAGGTAAAGTATCATGTTTCATCTCACTAGACAACTAGGCTGATGAGTTTACATTAGAACCAGAAGTGTGTAAATGTGCTCTACTGCAAATCAGCAAGACCCACTTGATCTTTGCTCAGAAGTTCATTTCAAAGGTGTGCTCATATGGTTGGTTACTAGTTATGCAGCATtagctgtttggtttttttatcaattaaaatGGTGCATGTTCTACTGTGGTGTAAAGACTAGGGCTGCGCTGGTCTTCAGAGTAATTGTCAGCAggttttaaataaaccaaaacacacctatttattaatgtgttgatttcaaaacaagaaaagttgTCCTTCCCTCGCCTTAACAATACCAATCAATCACAATTAACTTCCACactaagtattttaaaagccgattggaaacAAATTCCTCTCAGGGATGAAGCAATTCTAAGGACactaaggaatgaaaaaaaaaagatttgatatcaaaaggataaaagaaaggaCAAAATAATCACATATAAAATATAAGTGAGTTGTAGTTAGTTTGATCACGACAGCATCTATATTAAACAACAATCAATTAATCAGATTGTTATTGGTTGTTACTCAATAATTGAGCAAGCCAGGGAAACCAAGGGCccgcattgttttgtgttgagtaattaacatgttgtattccatttaattaatacctaacaattCAAATTTACTAAAGGCAATTACTCTGAAAGTACAAGCATCGGCACAGCCCTAGTAAAGAGCTTGATGAATCTAGTGCAGTGTAGCCAGAGAGGGGACAGTATCTAATGTTTCCAGTCCAGAGACACTGCTCCTCAGCCCAGGGGCTGACCCTGTCCCATGCCCTGCGCCCTCAGATCTTGCTGCTGACCCGAGCGAAAGAGGCTCTGGACAAGGAGAAGCTGGACCGAGACGAGGAGAAGGTCCGGTACCTGGCAGAGCGAGTGCCACCCCTGCAGCTCGCAGGACTCACTCTGGAGCAGCTGCAGGTGATCACCCCCTGCAGGAATTTCTCAAGCATTACACCCCGCAGTGATTGTAGCTAAAAACCCATATAACAGTCTCCGatagtaacagcaaagtgtagtgaaagcattgtatatcacagagaggtgtggtaaagcctaggcaagcattgcaaatcccaaagaggtgtggtaaagcataggcgaGCATTGCAAATCacaaagaggtgtggtaaagcataggcaaggattgtaaagcacagagaaatgtTTCCCATAAACGGGTTGATTTATAAGCTCAAAGATACTGGATGGTATAATTAAGGAAAAgagatagcatttttgtttctacaCCTAATGCTCCGACTTTGATGTTCATGTTAGGATGGCTGCAGTACCGCTTTCATGCACAACATATTGAAAAtagacacataataaatatatatttttaattgaacattttatcaattattttccattgctttatatggggaacaAATGACATATTCATCAGTGGTGAAGTCCTAAAATATTCATTATCTTAAATGAttatacaaatttacattttatttgcatattgAGCTTCTAGTTACAcatataataggtaatgcatttatctaattgctacaagtatttccacaaagtgtctttctccatcttgtcagaatgctttattTAGATATCTGTGTTTCCGTGGCTTGCTTTGTGCTTGTGTCCGCAGTCATAGTTGATGCACTGTCTGTTGCTGtctcttcatcagcatttttagctttcttaaagaagtagttggTAATAGAAGTTCTTAATGCTGTTTGCACTACTGACTGAAAGAGAGTGagggagatgtgagtcatgtgacttagatTGTCTATTATGAAAGTTCCGATGTGTTTTGactcaactacaccactgattCCAGTATGAGGCTATCATGAATTTGAGTCTtacatatgtccccatataaaaaCTAGAAGAGTTTTTTATGCTTCCCCATATGAGgtcaccatgcatgaaagggttaagatattaagatgccactgtttagattattaaagtAGACGACACAACGGGTAGAttgtcaaagctatttactctgtATCGatgttagcattttttttttttctcaaaggaaaaaaaaaaacaattaaacaactaaaacaaataagaaacggCTTAATACTTAATTCTTACTTACTTCTCTGAATTAAAAGTCATAGCTGTTTATTTCTGCTTTGGTAACTCTACTGGGTGCATTTCTAATATCGTTTACCATTTGTAAGAACGTTCAGAATTCAGCCCAATGTTGTGATCTTTCAATTATGCTGGCCCATCCTGTTCTTACTGTAGACCCGGTGGtcacaaaaataattacaatggCTTTGGAAGCTACTTCTCCTGTAAAGCTGCTGGCCTGCCATGAACTTGCTGTGCTCTGATTACAGAAGCTTTGCACCGAGCTTCACGCGAAGACTGAAGTTGTGGACGAAGAGCGCTACGACATTGAATGTAAAGTCGGCAAGAATGCTCGCGAGGTACTGTCATAGAGCAGGGTGCGATTGAACTTCTCACTGCCCTGGCACTGCTGAGGAAACTCAATATCTCACACACTGTCTTAGCATGTACAACACTGCCGAGGAAACTCAATATCTCACACACTGTCTTAGCATGTACAACACTGCCGAGGAAACTCGATACCTCACACACTGTCTTAGCACTGTCGAGGAAACTCAATATCTCACACACTGTCTTAGCACTACTGAGGAAACTCAATACCTCATACACAGCCTTAACACTGCCGAGGAAACTCAATACCTCAAACAATGTCTTAGCACTGCCGAGGAAACTCAATACCTCACACACAGCCTTAGTACTGCCGAGGAAGCTCAGTACCTCGCACACTGTCTTAGCACTGCCGAGGAAACTCAATACCTCACACACAGCCTTAGCACTGCCGAGGAAACTCAGTACCTCGCACACTGTCTTAGCACTGCTGAAGAAACTCAGTACCTCACATATTGCCTTAGCATGACCAACACTGG
This window of the Polyodon spathula isolate WHYD16114869_AA chromosome 7, ASM1765450v1, whole genome shotgun sequence genome carries:
- the LOC121318549 gene encoding troponin I, slow skeletal muscle-like isoform X1, which gives rise to MADQEEQIEEIEETEETVQEETDADPEPPKPSPPKQANPVPTTKAVPHAKPKSKISASRKLSLKILLLTRAKEALDKEKLDRDEEKVRYLAERVPPLQLAGLTLEQLQKLCTELHAKTEVVDEERYDIECKVGKNAREIHDLNLKILDMRGKFKRPNLRRVRISADAILRSLLGSKHKVSLDLRANLKSVKKEDTEKVLTSEVQDWRKNVEAMSGMEGRKKMFDAAGPGQ
- the LOC121318549 gene encoding troponin I, slow skeletal muscle-like isoform X2, whose product is MADQEEIEEIEETEETVQEETDADPEPPKPSPPKQANPVPTTKAVPHAKPKSKISASRKLSLKILLLTRAKEALDKEKLDRDEEKVRYLAERVPPLQLAGLTLEQLQKLCTELHAKTEVVDEERYDIECKVGKNAREIHDLNLKILDMRGKFKRPNLRRVRISADAILRSLLGSKHKVSLDLRANLKSVKKEDTEKVLTSEVQDWRKNVEAMSGMEGRKKMFDAAGPGQ